One genomic region from Lynx canadensis isolate LIC74 chromosome E1, mLynCan4.pri.v2, whole genome shotgun sequence encodes:
- the ACAP1 gene encoding arf-GAP with coiled-coil, ANK repeat and PH domain-containing protein 1 translates to MTVKLDFEECLKDSPRFRASIELVEAEVSELETRLEKLLKLGNGLLESGRHYLAAGRTFIAGICDLARLGPPEPMMAECLDKFTESLSHKLDSHAELLDATQHTLQQQIQTLVKEGLRAFREARRDFWKGAESLEAALIHNAEVPRRRAQEAEEAGAALKTARAGYRGRALDYALQINVIEDKRKFDIMEFVLRLVEAQATHFQQGHEELGRLAQYRRDLGAQLHQLVLNSARERRDMEQRHVLLKQKELGGEEPEPSLKEGPGGLVMEGHLFKRASNAFKTWSRRWFTIQSNQLVYQKKYKDPVTVVVDDLRLCTVKLCPDSERRFCFEVVSPSKSCFLQADSERLLQLWINAVQSSIATAFSQARLDDGPWGPGQGSGPLAVGSSATLGCGGTARGRESGGAGHVAAQVQSVDGNAQCCDCREPAPEWASINLGVTLCIQCSGIHRSLGVHFSKVRSLTLDSWEPELVKLMCELGNVVINRIYEARVEAMAVKKPGPSCSRQEKEAWIHAKYVEKKFLTKLPEIRGRRGGRGPPRGQPSARPRPGSFRSRPEPPSDDLGALHPGALLFRAAGHPPSLPTMADALAHGADVNWVNGGQDNATPLIQATAANSLLACEFLLQNGANVNQTDNHGRGPLHHATILGHTGLACLFLKRGADLGALDSEGKDPLTIAMETANADIVTLLRLAKMREAEAAQGQAGDGTYLDIFRDFSLMASDDPEKLSRRSHDLHTL, encoded by the exons ATGACGGTCAAGCTGGATTTCGAGGAGTGTCTCAAAGACTCACCCCGCTTCCG AGCCTCTATCGAGCTGGTGGAAGCCGAGGTGTCAGAACTGGAGACCCGGCTGGAAAAG CTCCTCAAGCTGGGTAACGGCCTCCTGGAAAGCGGCCGCCATTACCTCGCGGCCGGCCGCACCTTCATTGCTGGCATTTGTGACCTGGCCCGTCTGGGTCCTCCCGAGCCCATGATGGCG GAGTGTCTGGACAAATTCACCGAGAGCCTCAGCCACAAGCTGGACAGCCATGCG gAGCTGTTGGACGCTACCCAGCACACCCTGCAGCAGCAAATCCAAACCCTGGTCAAGGa GGGTCTCCGGGCTTTCCGAGAGGCTCGCCGGGATTTCTGGAAGggggctgagagcctggaggctgctctcATCCACAATGCCGAGGTCCCCCGGCGCCGGGCCCAGGAGGCCGAAGAGGCCGGAGCCGCTTTGAAGACTGCGCGGGCCGGGTACCGGGGACGAGCACTGGACTACGCACTGCAG ATCAACGTGATCGAAGACAAGAGGAAGTTTGACATCATGGAGTTT GTGCTGCGTCTGGTGGAGGCCCAGGCTACCCATTTCCAGCAGGGCCACGAGGAGCTGGGCAGGCTGGCCCAGTATCGCAGGGACCTGGGTGCCCAG TTGCACCAGCTGGTCCTGAACTCGGCTCGCGAGAGGAGGGACATGGAACAGAGGCACGTGCTGCTGAAGCAGAAG GAGCTGGGCGGGGAGGAGCCAGAACCCAGCCTAAAGGAGGGGCCTGGCGGCCTGGTCATGGAAGGACACCTCTTCAAACGGGCCAGCAACGCATTTAAGACGTGGAGCAG ACGCTGGTTCACTATTCAGAGCAACCAACTGGTTTATCAGAAGAAGTACAAG GACCCTGTGACTGTGGTGGTTGACGACCTTCGTCTCTGCACCGTGAAGCTCTGCCCTGACTCGGAAAGGCGGTTTTGCTTTGAGGTGGTGTCCCCCAGCAA GTCCTGCTTCCTGCAGGCCGACTCGGAGCGCCTCCTGCAGCTGTGGATCAACGCCGTGCAGAGCAGTATAGCCACGGCCTTCAGCCAGGCCCGCCTCGACGACGGCCCCTGGGGGCCAGGCCAG GGCTCAGGACCCCTGGCCGTGGGCTCCTCCGCCACGCTGGGCTGTGGCGGAACCGCCAGGGGACGGGAATCTGGCGGTGCTGGGCACGTGGCAGCCCAGGTGCAGAGCGTGGACGGCAACGCCCAGTGCTGTGACTGCCGAGAGCCAGCCCCCGAGTGGGCCAGCATCAACCTTGGTGTCACCCTCTGCATCCAGTGCTCCGGCATCCACAG GAGCCTTGGAGTTCATTTCTCCAAAGTCCGGTCCCTGACCCTCGACTCGTGGGAACCGGAGCTGGTGAAG CTCATGTGCGAGCTGGGGAACGTAGTCATCAACCGGATCTATGAGGCCCGGGTGGAGGCCATGGCCGTGAAGAAACCTGGGCCCAGCTGCTCCCG GCAGGAGAAGGAGGCCTGGATTCATGCCAAATACGTGGAAAAGAAGTTCCTGACCAAGCTTCCGGAGATTCGAGGGCGGAGAGGGGGCCGGGGGCCCCCCAGGGGGCAGCCTtccgcccggccccggcccgggaGCTTCAGATCCAGGCCAG AGCCCCCCTCTGATGACCTGGGCGCCCTCCACCCTGGGGCCCTGCTGTTTCGAGCTGCTGGgcatcctccctccctgcccaccatGGCTGATGCCCTTGCCCACGGAGCCGACGTCAACTGGGTCAACGGGGGCCAGGACAATGCCACTCCGCTGATCCAGGCCACCGCTGCT AATTCTCTTCTGGCCTGTGAGTTTCTCCTCCAGAACGGGGCGAACGTGAACCAAACGGACAACCACGGCCGGGGGCCGCTTCACCATGCGACCATCCTCGGCCACACGGG GCTGGCCTGCCTGTTCCTGAAACGGGGGGCCGACCTGGGAGCCCTGGACTCAGAAGGCAAGGACCCGCTGACCATCGCCATGGAAACAGCCAACGCTGACATCGTCACCCT